The Bradyrhizobium sp. WSM471 genome includes the window GACTGGTTCCCCGGAGGGATTCTGGATCGCTTCGCTGCGCTCGCAATGACGGGGAGAGAGACGGAAATCGGGTGGTAGAGGACGGGGCGGTCCTGCGAAAGTCAGAGCCATGACAGCAATAGCACGCAAATCGGCTCAATCTCCGACAGCCGACCTCGCCGCCCATGTCGATGCCCTCGACTGGCCGCAGATCACAGGCGAGCTCGATACCCAGGGCTGCGCTGTCCTGAAGGGGCTGTTCACGCCGGAGCAATGCCGCACCGTCGCCGCGCTGTATCCCGACGACGCCAACTTCCGCAGCCGCATCGTCATGGGCCGCCACGGCTTTGGCCGCGGCGAGTACAAATATTTCTCCTATCCGCTGCCCGACCTGATCGCGCAGCTCCGCCCGGCGCTCTACGCGCATCTCCAGGGCGTCGCCAATCGCTGGAACGAGGCGATGGGGATCGACATCCGCTATCCGGCCGCGCATGCGGCGTTCCTGAAGCGCTGCCACGAGGCCGGGCAGACGCGGCCGACGCCGCTGCTGCTGCAATACGAGACGGGCGATTTCAACTGCCTGCATCAGGATCTCTATGGCGAGCACGTGTTCCCGCTTCAGGTCGCGATCCTCTTGTCCGAGCCCGGCCGCGAATTCACCGGTGGCGAGTTCGTGCTGACCGAGCAGCGCCCGCGCATGCAGTCCCGTGCCGAGGTGGTTCCGCTCGCGCAGGGCGACGCCGTGGCCTTCGCTGTGCATCACCGCCCGGTGCAGGGGACACGCGGCACCTACCGCGTTAATCTCCGCCACGGCGTCAGCCGGATTCGCTCTGGCCAGCGCCACACGCTGGGTGTGATCTTTCATGATGCCAAGTGAGCGCTGCGATTGACGGCTGATTTGTTCGACCATGTCGCCGAAGCCCAGCCGTCGCGCGAGGAGATCGCCGACGGCGCCGTTCTGCTGCGCGGCTTCGTCAAGCCGATCGAGAGCGAGCTGATCGAAGCCGTGCGCGCCATCGTGGCGCAGTCGCCGTTCCGTCGCATGACCACGCCCGGCGGGCACCTGATGTCGGTGGCCATGACCAATTGCGGCGAGCGCGGCTGGATCACCGATCATACCGGCTATCGCTATGATCCCATTGACCCGCGAACGAGCGCGCCATGGCCGGCGATGCCGCCGGTGCTCCGCGATCTGGCTTTGCGCGCCGCGGGGCAGGGCGGCTTTGCCGGCTTCGCGCCCGATGCCTGCCTCGTCAATCGCTACGAGCCTGGCACGCGGCTGTCATTGCATCAGGACAAGGACGAGCTGGATTATTCGGCGCCGATCGTCTCGGTCTCGCTCGGCCTGCCCGCGACCTTCCTGTTCGGCGGCATGGCACGCAGCGACAAGCCGCGGCGCTTCCGCCTCGTCCATGGTGACGTCGTGGTCTGGGGCGGCCCCAGCAGGCTGGCCTATCACGGCGTCGCGCCGCTGGCCGATGGCGAGCATGCGTTGCTCGGCCGCAAGCGGGTCAATTTGACGTTCCGAAAGGTCCGCTGACGCGTTTCCTCGCAGCCCCCGCTCGTCTAAGCTTCCGGCGGGGGAGACGCGATATGGCGACCACACAGCTCTCGGCCGGCGCTGGCGCGGCCAACCGCACCGGCCTGTATCTGGCCTTGCTGCAACTGGCGTTCACGCTTGGCTGGACCACCTACGTCATCTATCTGCCAAAGCTCGCGGCTGAGGTCGGCATCGCGCCATCGGCCGTCATCCTCATCCTGATGCTGGACCAGGCGATCTTCACCATCGCCGACACCGCGATGGGGATAGCCGCCGACAGGATCGCTCCCCATCTCGGCAGGCTTGGCCTGTTCGTCGGGCTCCTGGCCGCGATCTCCTGCGGCGCGTTCGTCGCGTTGCCTTTCGTCGCAGGGCGCGGCGTGGCCGCGCAGGGGTGGTTCATTGCCCTGATCGTGGTCTGGTCGATCACCTCGTCCGCGCTGCGCGCGCCGCCGCTGACCCTGCTCGGCAAATACCGCGCCCGGCCGCAGGTGCCGTTCCTCGCCGCGCTCGCGATGCTCGGCTATGGCGTCGCCGGCGCAGTCTCGCCCTATCTCGGCGTGGTGCTGCGCGAGCACGATGCGCGGCTGCCCTTCGTGATATCGAGCGCAGTGTTGCTGTTGACCGCGCTCGGACTGTCACGGATCGAGCACGAGGTGGCCCGCGACACCGCGCCGCCGACACCGGCCGAAGCGGCAAAGCCGCTTGGCGTCGTGCCGATCGCCTTCATCGTCGCGATGGTGGCGCTCGCGCTCGGCTATCAGTTGCACTTCGCTCTGAACAGCGCGCCGTTCTACCTACGCTTTGCCAAGCCGGATGAGCTGCAATGGCTGATGCCGGTGTTCTGGATCGGTTTCAACATTGCGATGTTTCCGGCAAGCCTCGTCGTCAAGCACCGTGGCGGCGTGATCGT containing:
- a CDS encoding 2OG-Fe(II) oxygenase, with the translated sequence MTAIARKSAQSPTADLAAHVDALDWPQITGELDTQGCAVLKGLFTPEQCRTVAALYPDDANFRSRIVMGRHGFGRGEYKYFSYPLPDLIAQLRPALYAHLQGVANRWNEAMGIDIRYPAAHAAFLKRCHEAGQTRPTPLLLQYETGDFNCLHQDLYGEHVFPLQVAILLSEPGREFTGGEFVLTEQRPRMQSRAEVVPLAQGDAVAFAVHHRPVQGTRGTYRVNLRHGVSRIRSGQRHTLGVIFHDAK
- the alkB gene encoding DNA oxidative demethylase AlkB, with the protein product MTADLFDHVAEAQPSREEIADGAVLLRGFVKPIESELIEAVRAIVAQSPFRRMTTPGGHLMSVAMTNCGERGWITDHTGYRYDPIDPRTSAPWPAMPPVLRDLALRAAGQGGFAGFAPDACLVNRYEPGTRLSLHQDKDELDYSAPIVSVSLGLPATFLFGGMARSDKPRRFRLVHGDVVVWGGPSRLAYHGVAPLADGEHALLGRKRVNLTFRKVR
- a CDS encoding MFS transporter, coding for MATTQLSAGAGAANRTGLYLALLQLAFTLGWTTYVIYLPKLAAEVGIAPSAVILILMLDQAIFTIADTAMGIAADRIAPHLGRLGLFVGLLAAISCGAFVALPFVAGRGVAAQGWFIALIVVWSITSSALRAPPLTLLGKYRARPQVPFLAALAMLGYGVAGAVSPYLGVVLREHDARLPFVISSAVLLLTALGLSRIEHEVARDTAPPTPAEAAKPLGVVPIAFIVAMVALALGYQLHFALNSAPFYLRFAKPDELQWLMPVFWIGFNIAMFPASLVVKHRGGVIVIGAAGLLGAVAIAAAEFAGSLNTLIVAQFLAGAAWGCMLMSAISAALAIGSTGAEGKVTGLVFSALALGTFARMAAVAGGLQKMPDYAPLLHWAPVACWAVAGAGLLVIAAARLQGGVHLKASAGG